The following are encoded together in the Myxocyprinus asiaticus isolate MX2 ecotype Aquarium Trade chromosome 7, UBuf_Myxa_2, whole genome shotgun sequence genome:
- the LOC127444124 gene encoding heparan-alpha-glucosaminide N-acetyltransferase-like isoform X1, with translation MASEGEYRWTVWAVIVLMLAACAAHKTDRPASSPTHRKSYVLKMDEAALSVINEIENEMMLFVLSDHCYQCLLQPLGIVPAGLGPGTPTTVGFVVGTQHPLTLQLNSTPANLELCKVHFHFGEQGNYSLWVKNLNKPSQVSCTMVTDSEPVNNYLPILFAFLVLAGLAALATIWNTVKRLDVVRNLLLRLGSTVETERLINSELGTPNRLVDASTESIIPSTTGRRLRSLDTFRGLALVIMVFVNYGGGRYWFFRHESWNGLTVADLVFPWFVFIMGTSIGLSLSGSLRRGVKHTHLLWKVFWRSLQLFLIGVIIINPNYCQGPLSWDSLRIPGVLQRLGFTYLVVAVLDLAVAKDRFPNLSSETCWYSVHDVCLYWPAWLCVIALETVWLCLTFLLPVPGCPTGYLGPGGIGDFGQFLNCTGGAAGHIDRWLLGETHIYQTPSSRVVYQSIVPFDPEGVLGSINSILMAFLGLQAGKILLHYRDQHRQIITRFLIWGSILGIISAVLTKCSRNNGFIPVNKNLWSLSYVTTLSSFAFVVLVFFYYMVDVKKWWSGAPFFYPGMNSILVYVGHEVFEEYFPFRWKMANSQSHTEHLAQNLLATSIWVFIAFLLYRKKIFWKI, from the exons ATGGCATCTGAAGGGGAATATAGGTGGACGGTTTGGGCTGTGATTGTACTCATGTTAGCTGCATGTGCAGCTCATAAGACAGACCGACCAGCCT caTCTCCCACTCACCGCAAGTCTTATGTGCTAAAAATGGACGAGGCAGCCCTTTCAGTCATAAATGAAATCGAGAATGAGATGATGCTCTTCGTGCTGTCTGATCACTGCTATCAG tgtTTGCTCCAGCCATTAGGGATAGTACCTGCTGGCCTGGGTCCTGGGACTCCGACTACAGTGGGGTTTGTTGTAGGCACACAGCACCCTTTGACATTGCAGTTAAACAGCACCCCTGCCAACCTAGAGCTGTGCAA AGTTCACTTCCACTTTGGAGAGCAGGGCAACTATTCTCTGTGGGTGAAGAACCTGAACAAGCCGTCCCAGGTCAGCTGCACAATGGTGACTGATTCAGAGCCTGTCAACAACTACCTGC ccattttgtttGCGTTTCTGGTATTAGCTGGATTGGCAGCGTTAGCTACGATTTGGAACACTGTTAAAAG gCTGGATGTTGTGAGAAATCTACTTCTTCGCTTGGGGAGCACAGTGGAGACAGAGAGACTGATAAACTCG GAGCTTGGCACTCCAAACAGATTGGTAGATGCCTCCACGGAATCAATAATTCCATCCACCACTGGACGGAGGCTTCGGTCTTTGGACACTTTCCGTGG CTTAGCTCTTGTCATTATGGTGTTTGTGAACTATGGAGGTGGACGTTACTGGTTCTTCAGGCATGAGAGTTGGAATG GTCTCACAGTGGCTGATCTTGTGTTTCCTTG GTTTGTGTTCATTATGGGAACATCCATTGGTCTGTCCTTGAGCGGGTCATTGCGTAGAGGCGTCAAACACACTCATCTTCTGTGGAAGGTTTTCTGGAGGAGCTTACAACTCTTTCTCATCGGCGTCATCATCATTAATCCTAACTACTGCCAAGGACCCT TGTCTTGGGATTCCCTGCGTATTCCTGGTGTATTACAGCGTCTGGGCTTCACCTACCTTGTTGTGGCTGTTTTGGACCTTGCTGTGGCAAAGGACCGATTCCCCAACCTGTCAAGT GAGACATGCTGGTACTCGGTACATGATGTCTGCCTCTACTGGCCTGCATGGCTGTGTGTGATTGCTTTGGAGACAGTGTGGTTGTGTTTGACCTTTCTTCTCCCAGTGCCAGGCTGCCCAAC TGGTTATTTGGGTCCAGGGGGCATTGGTGACTTTGGCCAGTTCCTAAACTGCACTGGGGGGGCTGCGGGTCATATTGACCGCTGGCTGCTCGGAGAGACCCATATTTACCAGACGCCTTCATCACGG GTTGTGTACCAGTCTATTGTGCCATTTGACCCTGAGGGTGTTTTGGGAAGCATTAACTCCATATTGATGGCATTTTTGGGTCTTCAG GCAGGAAAAATTCTGCTACATTACAGGGACCAACACAGACAAATAATCACACGATTTCTCATTTGGGGATCCATTTTG GGGATCATCTCAGCTGTGCTGACCAAGTGCTCCAGAAACAATGGCTTCATTCCGGTTAACAAAAACTTGTG gTCATTGTCCTATGTGACGACTCTCAGCAGTTTTGCTTTTGTGGTTTTGGTGTTTTTTTACTATATGGTGGATGTGAAGAAGTGGTGGTCTGGAGCGCCCTTCTTTTACCCTG GTATGAATTCCATCTTGGTGTATGTGGGCCATGAGGTGTTTGAGGAATACTTCCCCTTCCGTTGGAAGATGGCGAACAGCCAATCACACACCGAGCATCTGGCTCAGAACCTCCTGGCCACTTCTATATGGGTGTTTATAGCCTTCCTGCTCTACAGAAAGAAGATCTTCTGGAAGATTTAA
- the LOC127444124 gene encoding heparan-alpha-glucosaminide N-acetyltransferase-like isoform X2, which produces MDEAALSVINEIENEMMLFVLSDHCYQCLLQPLGIVPAGLGPGTPTTVGFVVGTQHPLTLQLNSTPANLELCKVHFHFGEQGNYSLWVKNLNKPSQVSCTMVTDSEPVNNYLPILFAFLVLAGLAALATIWNTVKRLDVVRNLLLRLGSTVETERLINSELGTPNRLVDASTESIIPSTTGRRLRSLDTFRGLALVIMVFVNYGGGRYWFFRHESWNGLTVADLVFPWFVFIMGTSIGLSLSGSLRRGVKHTHLLWKVFWRSLQLFLIGVIIINPNYCQGPLSWDSLRIPGVLQRLGFTYLVVAVLDLAVAKDRFPNLSSETCWYSVHDVCLYWPAWLCVIALETVWLCLTFLLPVPGCPTGYLGPGGIGDFGQFLNCTGGAAGHIDRWLLGETHIYQTPSSRVVYQSIVPFDPEGVLGSINSILMAFLGLQAGKILLHYRDQHRQIITRFLIWGSILGIISAVLTKCSRNNGFIPVNKNLWSLSYVTTLSSFAFVVLVFFYYMVDVKKWWSGAPFFYPGMNSILVYVGHEVFEEYFPFRWKMANSQSHTEHLAQNLLATSIWVFIAFLLYRKKIFWKI; this is translated from the exons ATGGACGAGGCAGCCCTTTCAGTCATAAATGAAATCGAGAATGAGATGATGCTCTTCGTGCTGTCTGATCACTGCTATCAG tgtTTGCTCCAGCCATTAGGGATAGTACCTGCTGGCCTGGGTCCTGGGACTCCGACTACAGTGGGGTTTGTTGTAGGCACACAGCACCCTTTGACATTGCAGTTAAACAGCACCCCTGCCAACCTAGAGCTGTGCAA AGTTCACTTCCACTTTGGAGAGCAGGGCAACTATTCTCTGTGGGTGAAGAACCTGAACAAGCCGTCCCAGGTCAGCTGCACAATGGTGACTGATTCAGAGCCTGTCAACAACTACCTGC ccattttgtttGCGTTTCTGGTATTAGCTGGATTGGCAGCGTTAGCTACGATTTGGAACACTGTTAAAAG gCTGGATGTTGTGAGAAATCTACTTCTTCGCTTGGGGAGCACAGTGGAGACAGAGAGACTGATAAACTCG GAGCTTGGCACTCCAAACAGATTGGTAGATGCCTCCACGGAATCAATAATTCCATCCACCACTGGACGGAGGCTTCGGTCTTTGGACACTTTCCGTGG CTTAGCTCTTGTCATTATGGTGTTTGTGAACTATGGAGGTGGACGTTACTGGTTCTTCAGGCATGAGAGTTGGAATG GTCTCACAGTGGCTGATCTTGTGTTTCCTTG GTTTGTGTTCATTATGGGAACATCCATTGGTCTGTCCTTGAGCGGGTCATTGCGTAGAGGCGTCAAACACACTCATCTTCTGTGGAAGGTTTTCTGGAGGAGCTTACAACTCTTTCTCATCGGCGTCATCATCATTAATCCTAACTACTGCCAAGGACCCT TGTCTTGGGATTCCCTGCGTATTCCTGGTGTATTACAGCGTCTGGGCTTCACCTACCTTGTTGTGGCTGTTTTGGACCTTGCTGTGGCAAAGGACCGATTCCCCAACCTGTCAAGT GAGACATGCTGGTACTCGGTACATGATGTCTGCCTCTACTGGCCTGCATGGCTGTGTGTGATTGCTTTGGAGACAGTGTGGTTGTGTTTGACCTTTCTTCTCCCAGTGCCAGGCTGCCCAAC TGGTTATTTGGGTCCAGGGGGCATTGGTGACTTTGGCCAGTTCCTAAACTGCACTGGGGGGGCTGCGGGTCATATTGACCGCTGGCTGCTCGGAGAGACCCATATTTACCAGACGCCTTCATCACGG GTTGTGTACCAGTCTATTGTGCCATTTGACCCTGAGGGTGTTTTGGGAAGCATTAACTCCATATTGATGGCATTTTTGGGTCTTCAG GCAGGAAAAATTCTGCTACATTACAGGGACCAACACAGACAAATAATCACACGATTTCTCATTTGGGGATCCATTTTG GGGATCATCTCAGCTGTGCTGACCAAGTGCTCCAGAAACAATGGCTTCATTCCGGTTAACAAAAACTTGTG gTCATTGTCCTATGTGACGACTCTCAGCAGTTTTGCTTTTGTGGTTTTGGTGTTTTTTTACTATATGGTGGATGTGAAGAAGTGGTGGTCTGGAGCGCCCTTCTTTTACCCTG GTATGAATTCCATCTTGGTGTATGTGGGCCATGAGGTGTTTGAGGAATACTTCCCCTTCCGTTGGAAGATGGCGAACAGCCAATCACACACCGAGCATCTGGCTCAGAACCTCCTGGCCACTTCTATATGGGTGTTTATAGCCTTCCTGCTCTACAGAAAGAAGATCTTCTGGAAGATTTAA